A portion of the Diprion similis isolate iyDipSimi1 chromosome 4, iyDipSimi1.1, whole genome shotgun sequence genome contains these proteins:
- the LOC124405884 gene encoding uncharacterized protein LOC124405884 yields MNVCATRELLQSLGFRINLDECHLLLATEQKFLGFIINSQLMSISLTAEKRTKILNLAVSFKNRNSCRIRELAQFIGILIPACPAVEYGFLYTKILERQKFLALDKFYSNYEAKMTLAPLLAADLNWWINNINSTSSTIRDDYYEMEIYSDASRSDWGAAWEKKKTRGWWNSVEQNYQINFLELKAAFYGLKCFAKDLKSCQILLRIDNTTAISYINKMSSIQFPNLSILSREIWQWCEKKNIWIFASHISSSRNFIADKESRISSEETEWELADYAFRKVNLIFGKFDVDLFATLNNTKCSTFFSWFPDPSAAAVDAFTVSWSRFFFYAFPPFSLIMRTSRKITRDKAEGVLVVPHWPSEAWFPLFKSLSISEPTIFSNMALTFPGSDQIIRKAFLLQDVPRSAPDTTMASLSQATLKQYERPVSLWWKFCQHTQVSVFSPPRRSVLEFLTICATNLGSYSSLNTYRSAISLITMTNVGQDQFVKRFMKGFATQKPPRPKYNETWDPSKVLDHISQFYPNSELSFEKLSEKLVVLLALITAQRVQTLSLKESRTFGLNRNQPRLIIPAFKEKLQLCPVQTLRDYLDKSKALSSPRDPFLIVITKAPYTHASSQTISHWIKKVLNDSGIDRTLAAHSTRHASTSAAARQALVPQGREGAKKSG; encoded by the exons ATGAACGTCTGTGCTACCAGGGAACTCTTACAGTCTCTAGGGTTTAGGATCAATTTAGATGAGTGTCATCTATTACTAGCGACTGAACAAAAATTCTTgggatttattataaattctcAGTTGATGTCAATTAGCTTGACAGCAGAAAAACGGACAAAGATCTTGAATCTGGCAGTGAGTTTTAAGAACAGAAATTCTTGTCGTATTAGGGAACTTGCCCAATTCATTGGAATTTTAATTCCAGCCTGTCCAGCAGTTGAATATGGCTTTCTTTACACAAAGATCTTGGAGAGACAAAAATTCTTAGCATTGGACAAATTTTATAGCAATTACGAAGCTAAAATGACCTTAGCCCCCCTGTTAGCTGCAGATCTCAATTGGTGGATCAATAACATAAACAGTACTTCCAGCACAATCAGAGACGACTACTACGAGATGGAAATTTATTCAGATGCATCTCGTTCGGATTGGGGTGCCGcttgggaaaagaaaaagacccGTGGATGGTGGAATTCGGTAGAGCAGAATTATCAGATTAATTTTCTCGAATTAAAGGCAGCCTTTTACGGGTTGAAGTGCTTTGCGAAAGATCTCAAGTCATGCCAGATACTTTTAAGAATCGATAACACCACTGCTATTTCTTACATTAACAAGATGAGTAGCATTCAATTCCCAAACCTGTCGATTCTGAGCAGGGAAATATGGCAGTGgtgcgaaaagaaaaacatttggaTTTTCGCATCTCATATTAGTTCGAGCCGAAATTTTATTGCCGATAAAGAGTCAAGAATTTCATCGGAAGAGACTGAGTGGGAGTTGGCGGATTATGCATTTAGGAAAGTTAACCTTATTTTTGGGAAGTTTGATGTGGACTTATTTGCCACGCTTAATAACACTAAATGTTCGACCTTTTTCTCATGGTTCCCAGATCCGTCAGCTGCAGCAGTAGATGCATTTACGGTCTCGTGGtcccgtttctttttttatgcttTTCCCCCGTTTTCTCTCATTATGAGAACGTCGAGAAAAATTACTAGAGATAAGGCGGAGGGAGTTCTTGTAGTCCCTCATTGGCCCTCTGAAGCTTGGTTTCCTCTTTTTAAGAGCTTATCTATATCTGAGCCT ACAATCTTTTCCAACATGGCGCTCACTTTCCCTGGTAGCGACCAGATTATCAGGAAAGCCTTCCTCCTCCAAGATGTACCGAGATCGGCCCCAGATACTACTATGGCCTCCTTAAGCCAGGCAACATTAAAGCAATACGAGAGGCCAGTCTCactttggtggaaattttgtCAACATACACAAGTTTCAGTTTTCTCTCCACCTCGAAGATCGGTGTTGGAATTCTTGACAATATGTGCAACAAACTTAGGTTCTTACAGTTCGTTAAATACATATCGTTCTGCCATTTCCTTGATAACCATGACTAACGTAGGCCAGGATCAGTTTGTAAAAAGATTTATGAAAGGATTTGCAACTCAAAAACCACCCAGACCCAAGTATAACGAAACCTGGGATCCAAGTAAAGTCCTGGACcacatttctcaattttaccCAAATTCAGAATTATCATTCGAGAAATTATCCGAAAAATTggttgttcttttagctcttATTACGGCTCAAAGAGTTCAGACATTGTCTCTTAAAGAGTCGAGAACATTCG GCCTGAATCGTAATCAACCCCGGTTGATCATTCCGGCATTTAAAGAGAAACTTCAGCTTTGTCCAGTACAAACCCTACGCGACTATTTAGATAAATCAAAAGCCCTTAGTTCGCCCAGGGATCCTTTTCTGATTGTCATTACTAAAGCGCCTTATACTCATGCCTCTTCTCAAACGATTAGCCACTGGATTAAAAAAGTCCTCAACGACAGTGGCATTGACAGGACCCTTGCGGCCCATAGTACTAGACATGCCTCTACATCAGCGGCTGCACGCCAAG CACTTGTTCCACAAGGCCGAGAAGGTGCAAAAAAATCAGGGTGA